A stretch of Lysinibacillus agricola DNA encodes these proteins:
- a CDS encoding aspartate kinase — translation MIVCKFGGTSVASAEQIQKVANIVKSNPARKIVAVSAPGKRSGDDIKVTDLLINLATAALKNEDIEGELQIVVNRFMAIADGLQLDHTICDVIAKDLRERVQGNKTNEELFIDSIKAAGEDNNAKLIAAYFNSIGMPARYVSPKEGLVVNDLPERTYALPEAYANLAPLKHTKEIIVFPGFFGYTEAGILRTFDRGGSDITGSILAAAVEAELYENFTDVDCVFSANPKVVNDPVEIKEITYREMRELSYAGFSVFHDEALMPVYKIGVPVNIKNTNNPTAPGTRIVPRRPATGRPVTGISADSGFSTLYVSKYLMNREVGFGRKLLQILEDENISYEHTPSGLDDISVIMRSNQITLENEERILSRVKNELLADDVQMRHGFSMIVIVGENMRNNTGLAARAATAISKTGANIEMINQGSSEVSLVFGVQQEFENQILQALYEEFFAHARV, via the coding sequence ATGATCGTATGTAAATTTGGTGGAACATCTGTAGCAAGTGCAGAACAAATTCAAAAAGTAGCAAACATTGTAAAGTCTAATCCGGCACGTAAAATCGTAGCCGTTTCAGCACCTGGGAAACGCTCTGGTGACGATATAAAGGTAACTGATTTATTAATTAATTTAGCAACGGCAGCATTAAAAAATGAAGATATTGAAGGGGAATTACAAATTGTTGTGAATCGTTTTATGGCGATTGCAGATGGTTTGCAATTAGATCATACAATTTGTGACGTGATAGCCAAAGATTTACGTGAACGTGTACAAGGTAATAAAACGAATGAGGAATTATTTATTGATAGTATCAAAGCGGCAGGAGAGGACAATAACGCGAAGCTAATCGCAGCTTATTTCAATTCAATCGGAATGCCGGCACGCTACGTAAGTCCAAAAGAGGGTTTGGTAGTCAATGATTTACCTGAACGCACGTATGCATTACCAGAGGCTTATGCCAATTTAGCACCTCTAAAACATACAAAAGAAATTATTGTGTTCCCAGGTTTCTTCGGTTACACTGAAGCGGGCATACTGCGTACATTTGACCGCGGTGGCTCTGATATTACAGGCTCAATTTTAGCAGCAGCTGTTGAAGCGGAGCTTTATGAAAACTTTACGGATGTGGATTGCGTGTTCTCCGCGAATCCGAAAGTCGTGAATGATCCAGTGGAAATTAAAGAAATTACGTATCGCGAAATGCGCGAATTATCCTATGCAGGCTTTTCGGTGTTCCATGATGAAGCGTTAATGCCTGTCTACAAGATTGGGGTGCCAGTTAACATAAAAAATACAAATAATCCAACAGCCCCAGGTACTCGTATCGTACCAAGACGCCCTGCAACAGGTCGTCCAGTTACAGGTATCTCGGCAGACAGTGGCTTTTCAACTTTATATGTGTCAAAATATTTGATGAATCGTGAAGTAGGCTTTGGACGTAAGCTTCTACAAATTTTAGAAGATGAAAATATTTCATATGAACACACACCGTCTGGTTTAGACGATATTTCTGTCATTATGCGTTCAAATCAAATAACATTAGAAAATGAAGAACGAATTCTTTCTCGTGTGAAAAATGAATTACTTGCAGATGATGTGCAGATGCGTCATGGTTTCTCTATGATTGTTATCGTAGGCGAAAATATGCGCAATAACACAGGTCTAGCGGCACGTGCTGCAACTGCGATTTCAAAAACAGGTGCAAATATAGAGATGATTAATCAAGGTTCATCTGAAGTTAGTCTAGTATTCGGTGTGCAACAAGAATTTGAAAATCAAATTTTACAAGCGCTTTATGAAGAGTTTTTTGCACATGCAAGAGTATAA
- a CDS encoding adenosylcobinamide amidohydrolase, which produces MPVLRKDDIHISDHYVAVQTDSPMKVVSSAVHNPGFGFYTHLMNRSVPYTYDERKPQVELQRFLKSEGFPIDNTVAMMTAVYARYATIREFTYEGIHLVIMITAGLGNAVDITRAFHRQEQYHAGTINTWVLINGRLSDEALFQAMISTTEAKVKALMDEGITDPTTGTQATGTSTDSLLIASTEEGDYHQYAGPITMLGKVIGHGVYETMREAIQKYKKDKEENPI; this is translated from the coding sequence ATGCCAGTACTACGTAAGGATGATATTCATATTTCCGACCATTATGTTGCCGTCCAAACAGATTCACCGATGAAGGTCGTATCCTCGGCAGTACATAATCCGGGCTTTGGCTTTTATACACATTTGATGAATCGTTCAGTGCCCTATACGTATGATGAACGCAAACCACAGGTAGAATTACAACGTTTTTTAAAGTCTGAGGGTTTTCCAATTGACAATACAGTTGCGATGATGACGGCTGTCTATGCCAGGTATGCAACAATTCGTGAGTTTACATATGAGGGAATTCATCTTGTCATAATGATTACGGCTGGTCTTGGCAATGCCGTCGATATTACGCGTGCCTTTCATCGTCAGGAGCAGTATCATGCTGGGACAATTAATACGTGGGTACTAATAAATGGGAGATTGTCGGATGAAGCTTTATTTCAGGCAATGATTTCTACGACAGAGGCAAAGGTCAAGGCACTTATGGATGAGGGCATAACAGATCCAACAACGGGTACACAAGCTACAGGTACTTCAACGGATAGCTTGTTGATTGCCTCAACAGAGGAAGGTGACTACCATCAATATGCAGGACCGATTACGATGCTAGGAAAAGTTATTGGCCACGGTGTTTATGAAACGATGCGTGAGGCTATTCAAAAATATAAAAAAGATAAAGAGGAGAATCCTATATGA
- the cbiB gene encoding adenosylcobinamide-phosphate synthase CbiB, translated as MMVLMIACIIGLVFDLIVGDPPKMPHPVRWIGKLIQSQTELWNKGRMRKFRGMVMALAVVGTTMFVVTAILLLSYQVSLLFGILVEGLLIGIGLAQRSLKEAAMAVYEPLAEGDFAEARVKLSWIVGRDTEKLDEDEIVRGVVETVSENTSDGVTAPLFYAFLFGAIGLWGYKAVNTLDSMIGYKNEKYKDFGMFAAKLDDVLNFIPSRLTGLLMVLGTKNETNVSLAKRLKRWAQDAKKHPSPNSGYLEAATAVQLGVQLGGKNTYQGVVSYRAIMGEKLVPLTKEHIATSVIHMRIATLLFTLVILAVEVLIFAIT; from the coding sequence ATGATGGTACTGATGATTGCCTGTATCATCGGGCTTGTTTTTGATTTAATTGTAGGGGATCCTCCTAAAATGCCTCATCCAGTACGCTGGATTGGAAAGCTCATTCAATCTCAAACAGAATTATGGAATAAAGGAAGAATGAGAAAATTCCGTGGCATGGTGATGGCGCTCGCTGTAGTAGGCACAACCATGTTTGTCGTGACGGCTATTTTACTACTAAGCTATCAGGTTAGCCTATTATTTGGCATATTGGTTGAGGGGCTACTTATTGGTATAGGACTCGCGCAGCGTAGCTTGAAGGAAGCGGCGATGGCTGTCTACGAACCGCTTGCCGAAGGGGATTTTGCTGAAGCTCGCGTGAAGCTTTCTTGGATTGTCGGACGTGATACGGAGAAGCTTGACGAAGATGAGATTGTTCGCGGTGTTGTGGAAACGGTCTCAGAAAATACGAGTGACGGTGTAACAGCTCCATTATTTTATGCCTTTTTATTTGGAGCAATAGGGTTATGGGGCTATAAGGCAGTCAATACGTTAGACTCTATGATTGGCTATAAAAATGAAAAATATAAAGACTTTGGTATGTTTGCTGCCAAGCTGGACGATGTACTAAACTTTATTCCAAGTCGATTAACTGGCCTACTAATGGTGCTAGGTACGAAAAATGAAACAAATGTATCTCTTGCTAAGCGCTTAAAACGTTGGGCTCAGGATGCGAAAAAGCACCCGAGTCCTAATAGTGGTTATTTAGAGGCAGCAACAGCTGTGCAACTTGGTGTACAGCTTGGTGGAAAAAATACATATCAGGGTGTCGTTTCATATCGAGCAATAATGGGCGAAAAATTAGTTCCATTAACAAAAGAGCATATTGCAACGTCTGTTATTCATATGCGCATTGCTACTTTGCTCTTTACTCTTGTTATATTAGCAGTGGAGGTGTTAATTTTTGCAATTACCTAA
- a CDS encoding pyridoxal phosphate-dependent aminotransferase — protein MQLPNHGANPQNVYHQLGLVMPEEVYDFSENVNSAGPPPFVEARWRTFYPLIQRYPDPDGEPFLSKVAAFHDVQKDSILLGNGASELFSVLVRRYANKRIIIVHPTFSEYERTLTAVGAEIVPVIVEDIVHYTLPMEHLKREMVNADALYICTPNNPTGVLPKKEELLQLISHGAKVNCELVIDEAFIDWVDEAYSLIQYVVENPHLIVVRSMTKMYAIPGLRLGYLVASPVVVAELKSILPHWNLNAFALTIGTGCLDEHVYCQHAIAYARKQRESLQSYLQKNGCQVTNSVTNYVCFALPKNQQADTFFTYCLSKGVVLRHTKNFMGLNGEWFRIGIKDIVAMTYLQNCLQAWFNAN, from the coding sequence TTGCAATTACCTAATCACGGAGCAAATCCGCAAAATGTTTATCATCAGCTAGGGCTTGTTATGCCCGAAGAAGTGTATGATTTTAGTGAAAATGTCAATTCGGCAGGGCCGCCTCCGTTTGTTGAGGCACGTTGGCGGACATTTTATCCGCTTATTCAACGTTATCCAGATCCGGACGGTGAGCCGTTTTTATCAAAGGTGGCAGCTTTTCATGATGTTCAGAAAGATTCTATATTACTAGGTAACGGTGCATCCGAGCTTTTTAGTGTTCTAGTTAGACGCTATGCCAATAAGCGTATTATTATCGTACACCCAACTTTTTCAGAATATGAACGAACATTAACAGCAGTAGGTGCTGAAATTGTGCCTGTTATAGTAGAGGATATTGTTCACTACACATTGCCGATGGAGCATCTGAAGCGTGAAATGGTGAACGCAGATGCTTTATATATTTGCACACCAAACAATCCGACGGGGGTGCTTCCAAAGAAAGAGGAGCTTCTCCAATTAATCTCTCACGGTGCAAAGGTCAATTGTGAGCTTGTCATTGATGAGGCATTTATTGACTGGGTGGATGAAGCCTATTCATTGATCCAGTATGTGGTAGAAAACCCTCATTTGATCGTCGTTCGTTCGATGACAAAAATGTATGCGATTCCAGGATTACGCCTAGGCTATTTAGTGGCGAGCCCTGTAGTTGTTGCTGAGCTAAAGTCTATCCTACCGCATTGGAACTTGAATGCCTTTGCCCTCACTATCGGTACAGGCTGTTTAGATGAACACGTTTATTGTCAGCATGCTATTGCCTATGCAAGAAAGCAGCGGGAATCGCTACAAAGCTATTTACAAAAAAATGGTTGCCAGGTAACGAATAGTGTAACGAATTATGTATGTTTTGCCTTACCAAAAAATCAGCAAGCCGATACATTTTTTACGTATTGTTTATCAAAGGGCGTCGTACTACGTCATACCAAAAACTTTATGGGCTTAAATGGTGAATGGTTCCGTATCGGGATTAAAGATATTGTGGCCATGACTTATTTACAGAACTGTTTACAGGCGTGGTTTAACGCTAATTAG
- a CDS encoding histidine phosphatase family protein, translating to MTTFYLVRHGETVWNKEHRLQGWLDSRLSEKGILHAEKLRDHLKNFSFTAAFSSSSGRAKETMHILVGDRQLPIYYEDNFREIFLGNWQGKTVGDIMTTHRLDYELYTDYPAQFVATHTESFGAVTERAMFTLKKIAEKYPEDNIIIVSHAVTIKCIINAILGRSIDQLWAAPFINGTSVTIIEQFQQQWVVKDIGNIQHLQ from the coding sequence GTGACAACATTTTATTTAGTGAGACATGGCGAAACGGTGTGGAATAAAGAGCATCGGCTACAGGGATGGTTAGATTCGCGACTGTCTGAAAAAGGTATTTTACATGCAGAAAAACTTCGAGATCATTTGAAAAATTTTTCTTTTACAGCGGCATTTAGTAGTTCAAGTGGACGTGCCAAGGAAACGATGCACATTCTTGTAGGTGATCGACAGCTTCCGATATACTATGAAGATAATTTTCGGGAGATTTTTTTAGGAAATTGGCAAGGGAAAACAGTCGGGGACATCATGACTACGCATCGCCTTGATTATGAATTATATACCGATTATCCTGCACAATTCGTTGCAACCCATACCGAAAGCTTTGGTGCGGTAACGGAACGAGCGATGTTTACGTTAAAAAAGATTGCAGAAAAATACCCGGAGGACAATATCATAATTGTATCCCATGCTGTAACGATTAAATGTATTATAAACGCCATTTTAGGCAGAAGCATCGATCAGCTTTGGGCAGCACCATTCATTAATGGTACAAGTGTAACGATCATTGAACAATTCCAGCAACAATGGGTCGTTAAAGATATCGGTAACATTCAACATTTACAATAG
- a CDS encoding bifunctional adenosylcobinamide kinase/adenosylcobinamide-phosphate guanylyltransferase yields MPLIFITGGVRSGKSHFAEKAAVTHYQTKFMQAQRLIYIASGVAMDREMEKRIMRHQADRQAQNIEWLTIEAPYEIAGTLHKLTDGDIVLWDCVTTWLTNAFYEGYDMGTPCVEQPGCLEEKLRVLKKAVGTLLEKRVTFFVVSNELFDEPPYINEEVELYRQMLGQLHQWFVSIADEAYEINYGIVKKWK; encoded by the coding sequence TTGCCACTGATTTTCATTACAGGGGGAGTACGCAGTGGTAAATCCCACTTTGCTGAAAAAGCGGCTGTTACTCACTATCAAACAAAGTTCATGCAAGCACAACGACTTATTTATATTGCTTCTGGAGTAGCGATGGATCGTGAAATGGAGAAGCGGATAATGCGACATCAGGCAGACAGACAAGCGCAAAATATCGAGTGGCTTACGATAGAAGCACCTTATGAAATCGCAGGTACATTGCATAAACTGACCGATGGAGATATCGTGTTATGGGACTGTGTGACTACATGGCTGACAAATGCATTTTATGAGGGTTATGACATGGGGACTCCCTGTGTGGAACAACCAGGCTGTTTAGAGGAGAAGCTTCGTGTTTTAAAAAAGGCAGTAGGGACGTTACTTGAGAAAAGGGTGACGTTTTTTGTCGTCTCGAATGAATTATTCGATGAGCCTCCATATATAAACGAGGAAGTTGAATTATATCGACAAATGCTCGGACAATTACATCAATGGTTCGTTTCTATAGCGGATGAGGCGTATGAAATTAATTATGGTATCGTAAAGAAGTGGAAATAA